From Medicago truncatula cultivar Jemalong A17 chromosome 7, MtrunA17r5.0-ANR, whole genome shotgun sequence, a single genomic window includes:
- the LOC25498210 gene encoding uncharacterized protein has protein sequence MSELSFSNASNKNNEFSSNLFTILLHLCFSIFSHPLYFSYFLFFSPYILKLLSFLSPLFITTTLLLLVAFLTFTPNLVHHKGSSKSTSTSSVESYESKWCFFLSILQTFLAWFEADDKDEEIGLLNELEAYLVMFQASIFEVHEPKSVEDFVEEFEEADEEFSVEEKVVSCQMDEEKKVNLDEENKVEKVEIVESIKEEKVLDVKSLVTLFQEYAELENVSCEKEEKEVVKPILDTKFNKVEESKETLWSIGNGSKVKGNRDMYANKVKVKSQTLDEDFGSPKSNWEYGGKGIGNNEEVCSNLGSFGSMRVEKEWRRTLACKLFEERHNNGDGSEGMDMLWETYEKESNKVVKKSNTKKGKKLSEVEFSEDELEEEEVGAKLCCLQALKFSTGKMNLGMGRPNLVKFSKALKGIGWLHHVGKNGKKNNH, from the coding sequence atgagtGAGTTATCTTTCTCAAATGCTTCCAACAAGAACAATGAGTTCTCTAGTAACCTCTTCACTATCTTGTTACATTTATGTTTCTCCATATTTTCTCACCCTTTATATTTTTcctattttctcttcttttctccaTATATCCTTAaacttctctcttttctttctcctttgtTCATTACCACTACCCTTCTTCTCCTTGTTGCTTTTCTTACTTTCACTCCAAACCTAGTTCATCATAAGGGTAGTAGCAAAAGTACTAGTACTAGTAGTGTTGAGAGTTATGAGTCCAAAtggtgtttttttctttctattttgcaaACTTTTCTAGCATGGTTTGAAGCTGATGATAAAGATGAGGAAATTGGTTTGCTAAATGAGTTGGAAGCATATTTGGTTATGTTCCAAGCTTCAATCTTTGAAGTTCATGAGCCAAAATCAGTTGAAGATTTTGTTGAAGAGTTTGAAGAAGCAGATGAAGAGTTTTCAGTTGAAGAAAAAGTGGTTTCTTGTCAAATGGATGAAGAGAAAAAAGTGAACTTGGATGAAGAAAACAAAGTTGAGAAAGTGGAAATAGTTGAATCCATTAAGGAAGAAAAAGTGTTAGATGTGAAGAGTTTAGTAACCTTGTTTCAAGAATATGCAGAGTTAGAAAATGTGTCTtgtgaaaaggaagaaaaagaagtagTCAAGCCTATATTGGATACTAAATTCAATAAAGTGGAAGAAAGCAAAGAAACACTATGGTCAATAGGAAATGGATCCAAAGTGAAGGGTAATAGAGACATGTATGCAAATAAAGTGAAAGTGAAATCTCAAACACTAGATGAAGATTTTGGAAGTCCAAAAAGCAATTGGGAGTATGGTGGAAAAGGTATAGGGAATAATGAAGAAGTTTGTTCAAATCTTGGAAGTTTTGGTTCAATGAGAGTGGAAAAAGAGTGGAGAAGGACATTGGCTTGCAAGCTTTTTGAGGAAAGACATAATAATGGTGATGGAAGTGAAGGAATGGATATGCTTTGGGAAACATATGAGAAAGAATCAAACAAGGTTGTGAAGAAAAGTAACACAAAGAAAGGGAAGAAATTAAGTGAAGTTGAGTTTAGTGAGGATGAGTTAGAGGAAGAGGAGGTAGGAGCTAAGTTATGTTGTTTGCAAGCTTTGAAATTCTCAACAGGGAAGATGAATTTAGGAATGGGAAGGCCTAACCTTGTCAAATTCTCCAAAGCTTTGAAAGGTATTGGATGGTTGCATCATGTAGGAAAGAATGGAAAGAAGAATAACcactga